A single Mucilaginibacter inviolabilis DNA region contains:
- a CDS encoding DUF4249 domain-containing protein, which translates to MKINRFIYITVLAVIVSCKKPYNPPIVSSDNHYLVVEGVINSGNDSTIINLSRTVKLSENVSTQLVANYTVVVEGEQGNSYALQSEGNGIYDIGPMHLDPSKKYRLHITTPDGKQYASDYEMVKPTPPIDSVGFTPKSNYLQIYANTHDATNNTRYYRWDYSETWRFHAKFQSSFIVDGNEVRIRHANEAIYYCYANDKSSNIVLGSSEKLTQDVIFQSPITTISSDAEKLELRYSILLKQYALTKAAYQFWENLKKNTEQLGSIFDAQPTQLQGNIHNINDPTEPVIGYISITNSQSKRIYINKGQLPNNWTEKYPYDCGMPDSAFFSHPKTGANDVLSYIIQGGGIPVDAIYTQFGIAGYTYSSQSCADCTIRGKVQKPSFWIDN; encoded by the coding sequence ATGAAAATAAACAGATTTATCTATATCACGGTGCTTGCAGTTATAGTTAGCTGTAAAAAGCCATATAACCCACCTATTGTGAGTAGCGATAATCATTACCTGGTTGTAGAGGGAGTAATTAACAGCGGTAATGATTCTACTATAATTAACCTGAGCAGAACAGTGAAGTTATCAGAAAATGTAAGTACGCAATTAGTAGCCAATTACACCGTGGTTGTAGAAGGAGAACAGGGCAATAGTTATGCTCTGCAATCAGAAGGGAACGGCATATATGATATTGGCCCTATGCATCTTGATCCTTCAAAAAAATACAGATTACATATTACAACCCCAGATGGCAAGCAATACGCATCAGATTATGAAATGGTAAAACCAACGCCGCCTATTGATAGTGTTGGTTTTACTCCCAAAAGTAATTACCTGCAGATATATGCCAATACGCATGATGCAACAAATAATACCCGCTACTACCGGTGGGATTATTCGGAAACCTGGCGTTTTCATGCCAAATTTCAATCAAGCTTTATTGTTGATGGTAATGAAGTAAGAATAAGACACGCTAACGAAGCAATATATTATTGCTATGCGAATGACAAATCCAGCAATATAGTGTTAGGTTCATCAGAAAAGCTCACGCAGGATGTCATATTTCAGAGTCCTATAACTACCATATCATCAGATGCAGAAAAGTTGGAATTACGGTATAGCATATTGCTTAAGCAATATGCACTAACCAAGGCCGCGTATCAGTTTTGGGAAAACCTAAAAAAAAATACCGAACAATTGGGTAGTATATTTGATGCGCAGCCTACTCAATTACAGGGAAATATTCATAATATAAACGATCCCACAGAGCCGGTGATTGGGTATATAAGTATTACCAATTCACAATCGAAAAGAATATACATCAATAAGGGGCAACTACCAAATAATTGGACAGAGAAGTATCCTTATGATTGCGGCATGCCCGATTCTGCCTTTTTTTCGCATCCCAAAACAGGAGCAAATGATGTGTTATCCTATATTATTCAGGGCGGAGGAATACCTGTAGACGCAATATATACCCAATTTGGAATAGCAGGATATACTTATTCATCCCAAAGTTGTGCAGACTGTACGATACGGGGGAAAGTACAGAAGCCTTCATTCTGGATAGACAATTGA
- a CDS encoding TonB-dependent receptor produces MKKIYFLVFCFLILTKLGFAQQGTTTSISVNVQQVNIDQFVTELETKTGFHFYYNPIQFDSLKISVEVNNKPIETVLDMAFKNTDFHYAITAQRQVFLTRGREIQTRLPAGFFGNKPGAALSATKESINTTPNNTVADFTDEKEKKVPEATTENKLYEIGTKTNTIQPGKATLSGYVRDGKSGESVVGASIYVTNTKTGVATDQFGYFTMVLPKGRQILSIRGIGMRDTRRQIILYADGKLIIEMQEQVTSLKEVKISAEKVANVRNVQLGVNRLDIKSIKQVPTVFGEADVLRVVLTLPGVQSVGEATTGFNVRGGSADQNLILLNDATIYNPSHFFGFFSAFNPDIVKDIELYKSSIPEKFGGRLSSVLDITDREGNKKKFTGSAGIGLITSRLNVEGPIIKDKTSFIFGGRITYSDWLLKLLPDAYKHSQASFYDLNFDISHQIDDKNNLYLTSYLSHDKFKLNSDTAYSYSNRNINIKWKHNFNDKLFSLITTGIDRYQYDIASFDNVVNAYKLNFDINQTNLKADFTYYLNRKNTVDFGVSTIYYKLHPGNLQPNDVKSLVAPDVVPAQQALESAAYVGDKYDITDDLSLSAGIRYSLYNYLGPQTVYNYAPNLPKTSANFVDSTTYAKNKVIKTYSGPEFRLSARYNLGDNTSVKAGYNTLRQYIHLLSNTTAIAPTDVWQLSDPNIKPQYGDQVSLGLYRNFKANTIETSVEVYYKRLRDYLDYRSGANLLLNHHIENDVLGTQGKAYGIEFLIKKTTGKANGWISYTYSRTFLRQDNVNEGELINGGAYYPANFDKPHDFNFIGNYRFSHRFSVSLNVTYSTGRPITLPIAKYEYGGSERVFYSDRNAYRIPDYFRSDFSMNIEGNHKIHQRTHNSFTLGVYNLTGRQNAYSAYFTAQNGVISGYKLSIFAKPIPFINYNIRF; encoded by the coding sequence ATGAAAAAAATTTACTTTCTGGTTTTCTGTTTTTTGATACTTACTAAGCTGGGTTTTGCCCAGCAGGGTACAACAACATCAATAAGTGTAAATGTTCAACAGGTAAACATTGATCAATTTGTAACTGAATTGGAAACAAAAACCGGATTTCATTTTTACTATAACCCCATTCAATTCGATAGTTTAAAAATTTCTGTTGAAGTAAATAATAAGCCGATTGAAACTGTGCTGGATATGGCTTTTAAAAACACTGATTTTCATTACGCCATTACCGCACAGCGTCAGGTATTTCTTACGCGCGGACGCGAGATACAAACCAGGCTACCTGCTGGCTTTTTCGGCAATAAACCGGGAGCAGCACTATCTGCAACAAAAGAGTCTATAAATACTACACCTAATAATACCGTAGCTGATTTTACTGATGAAAAAGAAAAAAAGGTTCCGGAAGCTACTACAGAAAATAAATTATATGAAATAGGTACTAAAACAAACACCATTCAACCCGGCAAGGCTACCTTATCGGGATATGTGCGTGATGGTAAATCGGGCGAATCAGTGGTAGGCGCTAGTATTTATGTTACCAATACCAAAACCGGTGTGGCTACAGACCAGTTTGGATACTTTACCATGGTATTACCCAAAGGACGGCAAATTCTAAGCATAAGGGGCATTGGCATGCGTGATACGCGGCGTCAGATAATATTGTATGCTGATGGTAAACTGATCATTGAAATGCAGGAACAGGTAACCAGTTTAAAAGAAGTAAAAATATCTGCCGAAAAGGTAGCCAATGTTCGTAATGTACAATTAGGTGTAAACCGGCTTGATATTAAAAGTATTAAACAGGTGCCAACGGTATTTGGTGAAGCTGATGTATTACGGGTGGTATTAACGTTGCCCGGTGTACAGTCGGTAGGTGAGGCTACAACCGGCTTTAATGTCCGCGGAGGCTCTGCCGATCAGAACCTGATATTGCTTAATGATGCTACTATTTATAATCCATCGCATTTTTTTGGTTTCTTCTCCGCATTTAACCCCGACATTGTAAAAGATATTGAGTTATACAAGAGTAGCATTCCTGAAAAATTTGGCGGACGCCTGTCTTCTGTATTAGATATAACAGATCGGGAAGGCAATAAAAAGAAATTTACCGGATCGGCTGGCATTGGCTTAATAACCAGCAGGCTCAATGTGGAAGGGCCTATTATTAAAGATAAAACCTCATTTATATTTGGTGGACGTATCACTTACTCCGATTGGTTATTGAAGCTATTGCCCGACGCATATAAACATAGCCAGGCCTCCTTCTACGATCTTAACTTTGATATAAGCCACCAGATAGATGATAAAAATAATCTTTATTTGACCAGTTACCTGAGCCACGATAAGTTTAAACTTAACAGCGACACGGCCTATAGTTACAGTAACAGGAATATCAATATCAAATGGAAACATAACTTTAACGATAAGCTGTTTAGTTTGATAACAACCGGCATCGACAGGTATCAATATGATATAGCCAGTTTTGATAACGTGGTAAATGCCTACAAACTTAATTTTGATATCAATCAAACCAATCTTAAGGCCGACTTTACTTATTACCTTAATCGGAAAAATACGGTTGATTTTGGTGTAAGTACTATTTACTACAAATTACATCCGGGTAATTTACAGCCCAATGATGTAAAATCATTAGTAGCGCCCGACGTAGTGCCGGCACAGCAGGCTTTGGAAAGCGCGGCTTATGTAGGGGATAAATATGATATCACCGACGATCTTTCATTAAGCGCCGGTATCAGGTATTCGCTTTATAATTACCTGGGTCCGCAAACGGTTTATAATTATGCCCCCAATTTGCCAAAAACAAGCGCAAACTTTGTAGATAGTACTACCTATGCTAAAAACAAAGTGATCAAAACGTATTCCGGACCCGAGTTCAGGCTTTCGGCGCGATATAACCTGGGCGATAATACTTCGGTAAAAGCGGGATATAATACCTTGAGGCAATATATACACCTGCTTTCAAACACCACGGCCATAGCACCAACCGATGTATGGCAGCTGAGCGACCCGAACATTAAACCCCAATATGGCGACCAGGTATCCTTAGGCTTATATCGTAATTTTAAAGCAAATACTATTGAAACATCGGTTGAGGTTTATTATAAACGATTAAGGGATTATTTGGATTACAGAAGCGGCGCTAATCTGCTACTTAACCATCATATTGAGAATGATGTGTTGGGAACGCAGGGTAAGGCCTATGGTATTGAGTTCCTGATCAAGAAAACAACTGGCAAAGCCAACGGGTGGATCAGCTATACCTACTCACGTACATTTTTGAGACAGGATAATGTGAATGAAGGTGAACTAATTAATGGAGGGGCCTATTACCCAGCCAATTTTGATAAACCACATGATTTTAATTTTATTGGTAATTACCGGTTTTCGCACAGGTTCAGCGTATCATTAAATGTAACTTATAGTACTGGCCGACCAATTACCTTGCCTATTGCTAAGTATGAATATGGAGGTTCTGAAAGAGTATTTTATTCAGACAGAAATGCCTACCGTATACCAGATTATTTCAGGTCGGATTTTTCAATGAATATCGAAGGCAATCATAAGATACATCAGCGAACACATAATTCATTCACTCTAGGAGTTTATAATCTTACCGGAAGGCAAAATGCGTATTCGGCTTACTTTACAGCGCAAAATGGTGTTATCAGTGGTTACAAGCTATCCATATTTGCTAAGCCGATACCATTTATTAATTATAATATCAGGTTTTAA